A window from Verrucomicrobiota bacterium encodes these proteins:
- a CDS encoding NADH-quinone oxidoreductase subunit C, whose amino-acid sequence MLVLGTSLAVSALDFAKQIQAKFGDLVSVPTEFRGELTLNVADAERIVEVCEFAKEELGFNYLVDVSSVDNYGDDPRWTIVYELYGLTHGQYLRLKTHVSEEKSELPTVTGVWRTADWHEREIYDMMGVRFRGHPDLRRIIMWEGYPYFPLRKDFPLAGKPSEMPDVAFSKAAPIEGGPFVTAPGGKDAIEREPRVRKPENMV is encoded by the coding sequence ATGTTGGTGCTTGGAACTTCCCTTGCCGTGAGCGCGCTCGATTTTGCAAAACAGATTCAAGCCAAGTTCGGAGATTTGGTTTCCGTGCCGACGGAGTTTCGCGGCGAACTCACGCTGAACGTCGCGGACGCCGAGCGCATCGTCGAGGTGTGCGAGTTCGCGAAGGAGGAACTGGGCTTCAACTATCTCGTGGACGTTTCCAGCGTGGACAATTACGGCGATGACCCGCGCTGGACGATAGTCTATGAACTTTACGGCCTCACCCACGGCCAATATCTGCGGCTCAAGACCCACGTGAGCGAGGAGAAGTCCGAGTTGCCGACCGTCACGGGCGTGTGGCGCACGGCGGATTGGCACGAGCGCGAGATTTACGACATGATGGGCGTCCGCTTTCGCGGGCATCCCGATTTGCGACGCATCATCATGTGGGAAGGCTATCCTTACTTCCCGTTGCGAAAGGATTTTCCGCTGGCTGGCAAGCCGAGCGAAATGCCGGACGTGGCGTTTAGCAAGGCCGCGCCCATCGAAGGCGGGCCGTTTGTCACCGCACCCGGTGGCAAAGACGCCATCGAACGTGAGCCTCGTGTCCGAAAGCCGGAGAATATGGTTTGA
- the nuoB gene encoding NADH-quinone oxidoreductase subunit NuoB: MQTKAEFGYDRNIEGDVVHTRLDAALNWFRKNSLWPMPMGLACCAIELMATGASRFDISRFGAEVMRFSPRQSDVMIVAGTVTYKMALAVKRIYDQMAEPKWVIAMGACASTGGMYRSYAVLQGVDNIIPVDVYVAGCPPRPEALLDALLKLQNKVQREPLLATLKKPGPALAK, encoded by the coding sequence ATGCAAACCAAAGCTGAGTTCGGCTATGATCGGAACATCGAAGGCGATGTCGTTCACACGCGCCTGGATGCCGCGCTGAATTGGTTCCGCAAGAACTCGCTTTGGCCGATGCCGATGGGCTTGGCCTGTTGCGCCATTGAGTTGATGGCCACGGGGGCAAGCCGGTTTGATATTTCGCGGTTTGGCGCTGAAGTCATGCGCTTTTCCCCGCGCCAATCGGACGTGATGATCGTTGCCGGCACGGTCACTTACAAAATGGCGCTGGCCGTCAAGCGCATCTACGATCAGATGGCCGAGCCGAAATGGGTCATCGCCATGGGCGCGTGCGCGTCCACGGGCGGCATGTATCGCAGCTACGCGGTGTTGCAGGGCGTGGACAACATCATCCCGGTGGACGTTTACGTGGCGGGCTGTCCGCCGCGACCCGAGGCGTTGCTCGACGCGCTGCTCAAACTGCAAAACAAGGTTCAGCGTGAACCGCTCCTGGCGACGCTGAAGAAACCCGGCCCGGCGCTGGCCAAATGA